A region from the Cydia amplana chromosome 7, ilCydAmpl1.1, whole genome shotgun sequence genome encodes:
- the LOC134649736 gene encoding uncharacterized protein LOC134649736 translates to MVSVYIFASTLALLIGFNHAEPSLEDWPANCTGKSYCRDQPSYYPHKKFEELLKGQSFEFAQGVFLVNHTSGEDVAGCDNQRSFGKIYLILDKNDKIRYVAQNKDVFSVEIGVEECQYPGPYQSSALDESRQMEHPVACHETKIPFMFPVLTLDGAALESVSPKDGLSVSCSAKVMQNN, encoded by the exons atGGTGTCCGTTTACATATTCGCCTCTACA TTGGCGTTGCTGATAGGATTTAACCACGCAGAGCCCA GTTTGGAAGATTGGCCCGCCAATTGTACAGGGAAGTCGTACTGCCGCGATCAACCAAGCTACTACCCGCATAAGAAATTTGAGGAGCTTTTGAAGGGACAG AGTTTTGAGTTCGCGCAAGGCGTCTTCCTCGTGAACCACACCAGCGGTGAGGATGTAGCTGGCTGCGACAACCAGAGATCT tttggGAAGATTTATTTGATCCTTGACAAGAACGACAAGATACGGTACGTCGCGCAAAACAAAGACGTCTTCTCGGTTGAAATTGGAGTAGAGGAATGCCA ATATCCTGGCCCGTACCAGTCTTCAGCCCTAGACGAAAGCAGACAAATGGAACACCCAGTCGCCTGCCACGAAACGAAAATTCCATTCATGTTCCCCGTGCTGACGCTAGATGGCGCGGCTTTGGAATCTGTGTCGCCCAAAGATGGCCTCTCAGTGAGCTGCTCTGCTAAAGTTATGCAGAATAattaa